GTGGTTCGCGTACGTGGCACTGGTGCCGTGGATCCTGCTCGTGCGCTCGGCCCCGACCGGGCGGCGCGCGGCGTACGACGGCTGGCTCGGCGGGCTCGGTTTCATGCTGGCCGTGCACCACTGGCTGCTGCCGAGCCTGCATGTCTTCACCGTCGTGATAGCGGCGCTGCTGGGCGCGCTGTGGGCGCCGTGGGGCTGGCTGGTACGCCGGTTCCTGGCCGGGGCGCCCTCGGCGGGGCGCGTGCTGGCCGCCCTGTTCGTGCTGCCCTCCGGCTGGCTGATGGTCGAACTCGTACGCTCCTGGGAGGGGTTGGGCGGCCCCTGGGGCCTGCTCGGGTCGAGCCAGTGGGAGGTGGCGCCCGCTCTGCGGCTCGCCTCGGTCGGCGGGGTGTGGCTGCTGAGCTTCCTGCTCGTGGCGGTGAACGTGGCGGTCGCCGTCCTCGTCGCCGTGCGGTCCTCCCGGGTCCCGGCGGTGGCCGGGCTCGTCGCGACGGCCGCGGCCACCTCGGCGGTCTGGGTCTGGTCCCCCCGGCCGGCGGAGGACGGCGGACGGGCCCGGATCGCCGTCGTGCAGCCCGGCGTGATCGACGGGGCGGGCGCTCCGGAGAGGCGGTTCGCACGCGAGGAGGCGCTCACCCGGAAGCTGGCAGGGCGGGACGTCGACCTGGTCGTGTGGGGCGAGAGCAGTGTCGGTTTCGACCTCGCCGACCGTGCCGACCTGGCCGACCGGCTCGCCGCGCTGTCCCGCGAGGTCGACGCCGACATCATGGTGAACGTCGACGCGCGCCGCTCGGACCGGCCGGGCATCTACAAGAGTTCCGTGCTCGTGGGTCCGCAGGGCCCGACCGGCGACCGCTACGACAAGATGCGGCTGGTGCCCTTCGGCGAGTACGTCCCGGCGCGCTCGCTCCTCGGCTGGGCGACCTCCGTGGGCAAGGCGGCGGGCGAGGACCGTATGCGCGGCACCCGGCAGGTCGTGATGAACGTCGGCGACGGACTGCGGGTGGGCCCGATGGTCTGCTTCGAGTCGGCGTTCCCCGACATCAGCCGCCATCTCGCCCGTGACGGCGCCGACGTGCTGCTCGCGCAGTCGTCGACCTCGTCGTTCCAGAGCAGCTGGGCCCCCGAGCAGCACGCCTCGCTGGCGGCGCTGCGGGCCGCGGAGACGGGCCGCCCGATGGTCCACGCGACGCTCACCGGCGTCTCGGCGGTCTACGGTCCGGGCGGCGAACGCGTCGGCTCCTGGCTCGGCACCGACGCGAGCACGTCCGCCGTGTACGAGGTGCCGCTGGCGCACGGTGTCACCCCGTACGCGCGCTTCGGCGAGTGGCCGGTGTATCTGGCCCTGCTGATCCTGGCCGCACTGGGCGCCACCGAGGGCGTACGGTCGCTGCGGCTCAGGCGGTCGAGTCGCCTCGGGGCGAGCGCTCCGTCACCGCACGCACCACCCGCTCGCACAGTTCGTGAGTCTCCAGCGCGTCCCGGGCGCTGAGGACCTTGCCCGCGCGCACGGCGTCGAGGAAGGCGAGTACGGCCTGCTCGATGCCGCGCTGGCGGGCCACCGGAACCCAGTCGCCGCGCCGCCTGACCGTCGGTTGCCCCTTGTGGTCGATGATCTCGGAGAGGTTGACCACCTGACGCTTGGTGTCCTGCCCGGACACCTCCAGGATCTCCTCGGCGGAGCCGCTCAGCCGGTTCATCACCCCGAGTGCCGTGAACCCGTCCCCGGCCAGTTGCAGTACGACGTGGTGCAGCAGCCCGTCCTCGACCCGGGCCCGCACGGTCACGTCGTCGACCGGTCCGGGCACCAGGAACCGCAGGGTGTCCACGACGTGGATGAAGTCGTCGAGGATCATCGTGCGGGGCTGTTCCGGCAGGCCGACGCGGTTCTTCTGCATCAGGATCAACTCGCGCGGGTGCTCGACGCACTGCGCGTATCCGGGGGCGTGACGCCGGTTGAAACCGACGGCCAGACTGGTGTTCCGCTCCTCCGCGAGCCGCACCAGGCGCTCGGAGTCGGCGAGTTCGTACGCGATCGGCTTGTCGACGTAGGTGGGGACGCCCGCTTCGAGCAGCCGCCCCACGATCTCGGGGT
This sequence is a window from Streptomyces ortus. Protein-coding genes within it:
- a CDS encoding Gfo/Idh/MocA family protein gives rise to the protein MKVGCIGLGDIALKAYLPVLATRPGLELHLHTRTPATLTRVADSLHVPAARRHTDLDHLLAQDLDAAFVHAPTHAHPEIVGRLLEAGVPTYVDKPIAYELADSERLVRLAEERNTSLAVGFNRRHAPGYAQCVEHPRELILMQKNRVGLPEQPRTMILDDFIHVVDTLRFLVPGPVDDVTVRARVEDGLLHHVVLQLAGDGFTALGVMNRLSGSAEEILEVSGQDTKRQVVNLSEIIDHKGQPTVRRRGDWVPVARQRGIEQAVLAFLDAVRAGKVLSARDALETHELCERVVRAVTERSPRGDSTA
- the lnt gene encoding apolipoprotein N-acyltransferase; translated protein: MLSFPAPSLWWFAYVALVPWILLVRSAPTGRRAAYDGWLGGLGFMLAVHHWLLPSLHVFTVVIAALLGALWAPWGWLVRRFLAGAPSAGRVLAALFVLPSGWLMVELVRSWEGLGGPWGLLGSSQWEVAPALRLASVGGVWLLSFLLVAVNVAVAVLVAVRSSRVPAVAGLVATAAATSAVWVWSPRPAEDGGRARIAVVQPGVIDGAGAPERRFAREEALTRKLAGRDVDLVVWGESSVGFDLADRADLADRLAALSREVDADIMVNVDARRSDRPGIYKSSVLVGPQGPTGDRYDKMRLVPFGEYVPARSLLGWATSVGKAAGEDRMRGTRQVVMNVGDGLRVGPMVCFESAFPDISRHLARDGADVLLAQSSTSSFQSSWAPEQHASLAALRAAETGRPMVHATLTGVSAVYGPGGERVGSWLGTDASTSAVYEVPLAHGVTPYARFGEWPVYLALLILAALGATEGVRSLRLRRSSRLGASAPSPHAPPARTVRESPARPGR